The Chryseobacterium sp. JV274 sequence TAGATGCCGTTCAGGAAAATACTTCCATTACAGGATACAACCTGCTTAGTAACAGTGCGGGGCCAGCTTACGCCATGGGATTTGTTAAACTGAAACCCAAAAAAGAAAGAGGTGAAGTTCAGGATATCCAGGAGGTTGTAGATATGGCTAATGCAAAATTGGGAGTGATCAAAGAAGGAAGTGTGATGACCTTCAGAATGCCTCCGGTAGAAGGATACGGAATGACGAATGATGCAGAGATCGTACTTCAGGACCGTATGGGAAGAGATCCTCAGGTTCTTAAGGCCAAAGCGGATGAATTAATTGGTCAGCTGATGAAGGTCCCGGAAGTAGCATTTGCCTACACGATGTTCAGGGCAGATTATCCTCAGATGGAGCTTGAAGTGAATGAAGATAAAGCAAAACAGCTGGGAGTAAGCATTTCAAACCTGTTAGGAACCGTTCAGACGTATTTCTCAGGAGATCAGTCTCAGAACTTCTCAAGATTCGGGAAATTTTACAGAGTGAATATTAAGGCAGATGGTGTTTTCAGAATGGATGAGCAGGCCTTCAATGATATTTTCGTGAAAAATGAAAAAGGAGATATGGTGCCGGTGAATACACTGATCACTTTGAAAAAAGTCTATGGTCCGGAATCTGTTCAGCGTTATAACCTTTACAACTCATTAAATATCAACGTATCTCCAAAACCGGGAGTAAGTAACGGAGAATTGATGGGGAAACTGGAGCAGACCTTAAGCAAATTGCCTTCTGACTACAGCTACGAATGGACGGGATTGAGCCTGGAAGAGAAATCTGCAGGAAATCAGACGATTGCCATCTTCGGATTATGCTTGCTTTTCGTATACCTGCTATTGGCAGCTCAGTATGAAAGTTATATCCTTCCTCTGGCAGTAATGCTTTCTATCCCAACGGGAATTGTAGGAGCGTTCCTGGGAATAAAAGCGATCGGACTGGATAACAATATTTATGTGCAGGTAGGATTGATTATGCTTATTGGATTATTAGCCAAAAATGCCATTCTTATTGTTGAATTTGCTATCCAAAGGAGAAAATCAGGGCTTTCGATCCTGGATTCTGCACTGGAAGGAGCGAAGGCGAGATTACGTCCGATTATCATGACTTCATTAGCCTTTATTGTAGGAATGGTTCCGCTGATGATTTCTTCAGGAGGAATGGCTTCAGGAAATAAATCAATCAGTACAAGTGCAGCAATGGGAATGCTGAGTGGAGTGGTTTTGGGAGTTTTTGTAATTCCTGTACTCTACATGTTTTTCCAGTATCTGGATGAGAAATTCTCTGCCAAAAAGAAGTACAATACGATAGAAAATCAATTGACAAATGAGAATATTTAATATAAAAAACTTCCTTATTTCAGGCGCAATGGCATCACTGCTGATGTCTTGTGCCGTAGGGAAAAAATATACAAGAACAGACCTTCAGGTTCCGGAAACGTACAAAGAATCTGTACAGGTAACAGGAGATACGGTGGTTCTTCCATGGAAAACTTTTTTCAAAGATCCTAAATTGATAGGCTTAATAGATAAAGCACTTTCAAGAAATAACGAAGTAAACGTAGCCCTGAAAAATATCGAACAGCTGGATCTGATCTATAAACAAGCCAAGCTGGGACTGATGCCGACATTGGATTTAACCGCTGGGGCGAATAGAAGCTGGGCGTCCAAAAATACTCTTAATGGCTCTCTTAATGAACAGTTTGTTGGAACAAAGTATATGGATGATTTTAGTGCCGCCCTAAGGCTTTCCTGGGAAATAGATATCTGGGGAAAAGCTAAAATGCAGAAAGAATCTGCCGCGGCAGAATATTTTGGACAGAAAGAAAACCTGAATGCGATAAAAAGCAGGATCGTAGTTCAGGTTGCGCAGGCTTACTATAATCTCATAAGTCTGGATGAACAGCTGAAAATAGCCGAGCAGAACATTGAACTCAGTGACAATACTCTTACAATGATGAATCTGCAGTTTAAAGCTGGACAGATTAATTCATTGGCAGTTCAGCAGTCAGAAGCCCAAAAGAAAACAGCTGAGCTACTGATCCCTTTAGCAAAACAGAATATTTCTATTCAGGAAAATGCACTGAGCATTCTTTGTGGGGAATATCCCACCAGAATAGAAAGAGAAGGAAATCTTAAA is a genomic window containing:
- a CDS encoding efflux transporter outer membrane subunit, which codes for MRIFNIKNFLISGAMASLLMSCAVGKKYTRTDLQVPETYKESVQVTGDTVVLPWKTFFKDPKLIGLIDKALSRNNEVNVALKNIEQLDLIYKQAKLGLMPTLDLTAGANRSWASKNTLNGSLNEQFVGTKYMDDFSAALRLSWEIDIWGKAKMQKESAAAEYFGQKENLNAIKSRIVVQVAQAYYNLISLDEQLKIAEQNIELSDNTLTMMNLQFKAGQINSLAVQQSEAQKKTAELLIPLAKQNISIQENALSILCGEYPTRIEREGNLKTMIPENRLSEGLPAQLLSRRPDLKMAEFNVISLNSKTGLAKAAMYPSISLSPQIGVNSNKFSSWFDIPGSITKTIAANLAAPIFQKKQLKTAYETALIEQEKAAINFKQSVMTAVGEVSDAMAKSKGSSERLQLLEQRTAILDKGINDALKLYKSGMATYLEVITAQNNKLQNDLEAINVTLERLNAEVDLYRSLGGGVQ